One window of the Streptomyces sp. TS71-3 genome contains the following:
- a CDS encoding NAD(P)-dependent oxidoreductase, producing the protein MNPLLVKVCDPVSRVVVTGGSGKLGRAVVQELVDHGWDVVNLDRAAPAEQLCPFVKVDLSDYGQTVGALTAVDDRYDRVDAVAHLAAVPAPGLLPNTAVFENNITATHHVFSAARLAGIRNVVWASSETVLGLPFETPPPYLPVDEEYPARPESNYSLAKHLEEQMAAQFCRWDPELKMVGLRFSNVMEVQDYARFPGFEADPRLRRWNLWSYIDARDGAQAVRKGLEYQGTGVEVFVIASPDTVMSTPSDELAAAEFPGVEVRGGLGRNESLMSTAKARRVLGYAPGHTWRNHV; encoded by the coding sequence GTGAACCCACTGCTCGTGAAGGTGTGTGATCCGGTGTCCCGTGTCGTCGTCACCGGCGGAAGCGGCAAGCTCGGCCGTGCCGTCGTGCAAGAACTCGTCGACCACGGCTGGGACGTGGTCAACCTCGACCGGGCGGCCCCCGCCGAGCAGCTCTGCCCGTTCGTGAAGGTGGACCTCAGCGACTACGGCCAGACCGTCGGCGCGCTCACGGCGGTCGACGACCGCTACGACCGCGTCGACGCCGTGGCCCATCTCGCCGCCGTGCCGGCTCCCGGGCTGCTGCCGAACACCGCCGTCTTCGAGAACAACATCACGGCGACCCACCACGTCTTCTCCGCGGCACGGCTCGCGGGCATCCGCAACGTGGTCTGGGCGTCGAGCGAGACGGTGCTCGGCCTGCCCTTCGAGACCCCGCCGCCCTACCTGCCGGTGGACGAGGAGTACCCGGCCCGGCCGGAGAGCAACTACTCGCTGGCCAAGCACCTGGAGGAGCAGATGGCCGCCCAGTTCTGCCGGTGGGATCCGGAGCTGAAGATGGTCGGCCTGCGCTTCTCCAACGTGATGGAGGTCCAGGACTACGCCCGCTTCCCCGGCTTCGAGGCCGACCCGCGGCTGCGCCGCTGGAACCTCTGGTCGTACATCGACGCGCGGGACGGCGCCCAGGCCGTCCGCAAGGGCCTGGAGTACCAGGGCACGGGCGTGGAGGTCTTCGTCATCGCCAGCCCGGACACGGTGATGTCCACACCGTCCGACGAACTGGCCGCGGCCGAGTTCCCGGGCGTCGAGGTCCGGGGCGGACTCGGCCGCAACGAATCGCTGATGTCCACCGCGAAGGCCCGTCGCGTGCTCGGCTACGCACCCGGGCACACCTGGCGTAACCACGTCTGA
- a CDS encoding molybdopterin-dependent oxidoreductase translates to MVGLGALGVAAAKPLQNGLESFLGAAADKDPTGLTGLLPNGGGFRYYSVTGSVPTKGETDYRLTVDGLVDHSGSYSLADLRGLPQTRLVRDVQCVTGWRVPGTPFEGVRLSHLLDLAGVRPSAKAVRFTCFDGAYSESLTMAQARRDDVLVAMRMQDKPVSHVHGGPVRLYVAPMYFYKSAKWLSGITVTDKVEPGYWEHYGYDVDGWVGRSNGRDDAPTS, encoded by the coding sequence GTTCCTCGGCGCGGCGGCCGACAAGGACCCGACCGGTCTGACGGGGCTGCTGCCCAACGGCGGCGGGTTCCGCTACTACTCGGTCACCGGGTCCGTTCCGACGAAGGGCGAGACGGACTACCGCCTCACCGTCGACGGCCTCGTGGACCACTCCGGCTCCTACAGCCTCGCCGACCTGCGCGGACTGCCGCAGACCCGGCTGGTGCGCGACGTCCAGTGCGTCACGGGCTGGCGGGTGCCTGGCACCCCGTTCGAGGGGGTGCGGCTCTCCCACCTGCTGGACCTGGCCGGTGTGCGGCCGTCGGCGAAGGCCGTGCGGTTCACCTGCTTCGACGGCGCGTACAGCGAGAGCCTCACGATGGCGCAGGCCCGCCGCGACGACGTCCTCGTCGCCATGCGCATGCAGGACAAGCCGGTCAGCCACGTGCACGGCGGCCCGGTCCGGCTCTACGTGGCGCCCATGTACTTCTACAAGTCGGCGAAGTGGCTCTCCGGCATCACGGTCACCGACAAGGTGGAGCCGGGGTACTGGGAGCACTACGGCTACGACGTGGACGGCTGGGTCGGCCGCTCGAACGGACGTGACGATGCGCCGACCTCCTGA
- a CDS encoding cytochrome b/b6 domain-containing protein produces the protein MAPGAGDGTARERTGPDGPPTRLRRFTRAERWVHRTTGLLMGVCVLTAAFLYIPQLAELVGRRVLVVTVHEWSGLLLPVPLLAGLVSRALRADLGRLNRFAPYDRRWLHAVRHRDPRPQSRPAGKFNAGQKIYAGWIAGAVLVMLGTGLLMWFTHLFPLVLRIGATFVHDWLALAVGIVLAGHIAMALADPEARRGMRTGWVSRAWAEREHRLWRP, from the coding sequence ATGGCACCGGGCGCCGGGGACGGCACCGCCCGGGAGCGCACCGGCCCCGACGGGCCCCCCACCCGGCTGCGCCGCTTCACCCGCGCCGAGCGCTGGGTGCACAGGACCACCGGGCTGCTGATGGGCGTGTGCGTGCTCACCGCTGCCTTCCTCTACATTCCGCAGCTCGCCGAACTGGTCGGGCGCAGGGTCCTGGTGGTCACTGTGCACGAGTGGTCGGGACTGCTGCTGCCGGTGCCGCTGCTCGCGGGGCTCGTCTCCCGCGCGCTCCGCGCGGACCTGGGCCGGCTCAACCGCTTCGCCCCGTACGACCGCAGGTGGCTGCATGCCGTACGGCACCGCGACCCCCGCCCGCAGTCGCGCCCGGCGGGCAAGTTCAACGCGGGGCAGAAGATCTACGCGGGGTGGATCGCCGGTGCGGTGCTGGTGATGCTCGGCACCGGGCTGCTGATGTGGTTCACCCACCTCTTCCCGCTGGTTCTGCGCATCGGGGCGACATTCGTGCACGACTGGCTGGCGCTGGCCGTGGGCATCGTCCTCGCCGGGCACATCGCCATGGCCCTGGCCGACCCGGAGGCGCGCCGCGGCATGCGCACGGGGTGGGTCAGCCGTGCCTGGGCGGAACGCGAACACCGTCTGTGGCGCCCCTGA
- a CDS encoding signal peptidase I: protein MNDSVYAGNAGRDGALDRGWLLGHFKPPSDPRHSADVEIKWGVHPRGDRRARWVRGEHRTALLVLISGRFRVELPDRSVLLERPGDYVVWGHGVDHSWWADEESVVLTVRWPSVPGYALSGEGSL from the coding sequence GTGAACGACTCCGTGTACGCAGGCAACGCCGGCAGGGACGGCGCGCTGGACCGGGGCTGGCTGCTGGGGCACTTCAAGCCCCCGTCGGACCCCCGGCACAGCGCCGACGTGGAGATCAAGTGGGGCGTGCACCCGCGCGGGGACCGGAGGGCGCGGTGGGTGCGCGGCGAGCACCGGACGGCCCTCCTGGTGCTCATCAGCGGCCGCTTCCGCGTGGAGCTGCCCGACCGCAGCGTGCTGCTGGAGCGCCCGGGTGACTACGTCGTCTGGGGACACGGGGTCGACCACTCCTGGTGGGCCGACGAGGAGTCGGTCGTACTGACCGTCCGCTGGCCGTCCGTACCCGGCTACGCCCTGTCCGGGGAGGGCTCCCTGTGA
- a CDS encoding GPP34 family phosphoprotein — translation MSTARDLMIVGLDRGPDRPVPQGDLSLALAGAEMIDIIRAEAATLEGDRILPGLAPASFDPLLAAAASALIRTPPFETVEDWLWRRGRGLAAAYRDALEQDGVLTRQRGHWGPLQAGRQVLADSDERRQAVDRWSSREPVLATLATAAGIGGEPAVEAPEVAGEAVTAVLASVNDAVMELEAVRQRRAIEEAAFDNVWRGFA, via the coding sequence ATGAGTACAGCGCGGGATCTGATGATCGTCGGTCTCGACAGGGGACCCGACCGTCCGGTGCCCCAGGGCGACCTGTCGCTGGCGCTCGCCGGAGCCGAGATGATCGACATCATTCGGGCCGAGGCCGCGACGCTGGAGGGCGACCGCATCCTGCCGGGCCTGGCCCCCGCCTCCTTCGATCCGCTGCTGGCGGCGGCCGCCTCGGCGCTGATACGCACGCCGCCGTTCGAAACGGTGGAGGACTGGCTGTGGCGCCGTGGCCGCGGCCTGGCCGCCGCGTACAGGGACGCCCTGGAGCAGGACGGGGTGCTCACCCGGCAGCGCGGCCACTGGGGCCCCCTCCAGGCCGGCCGCCAGGTCCTCGCCGACTCCGATGAGCGCCGTCAGGCGGTCGACCGGTGGAGCTCCCGCGAGCCCGTCCTCGCCACCCTCGCCACGGCCGCGGGGATCGGCGGCGAGCCGGCCGTCGAGGCACCGGAGGTGGCCGGGGAGGCGGTGACGGCGGTGCTGGCGTCCGTCAACGACGCCGTGATGGAGCTGGAGGCCGTGCGGCAGCGCCGCGCCATAGAGGAGGCGGCCTTCGACAACGTCTGGCGCGGCTTCGCCTGA